In one Tripterygium wilfordii isolate XIE 37 chromosome 22, ASM1340144v1, whole genome shotgun sequence genomic region, the following are encoded:
- the LOC119991948 gene encoding cytochrome c-type biogenesis CcmH-like mitochondrial protein has product MQSTDDEVKQRQLVDARARNISHNVRCTECGSQSIEDSQADIAILLRKLIRDEIRGGKTDKEIYKKLEDDYGETVLYAPKFDMQTAAVWLSPLLVAGAAAGVWAYNKHRQRTNVHIMALNLIRGVPLTPKEKEMMLDILTPPQSTRTPSSWWTRWRGQ; this is encoded by the exons ATGCAGAGCACAGACGATGAGGTGAAGCAGAGGCAGCTGGTGGATGCTAGGGCAAGAAACATCAGCCATAATGTTCGCTGCACTGAGTGTGGAAGTCAGTCCATTGAAGATTCTCAAGCAGATATTGCCATTCTCCTTAGGAAG TTAATTCGTGATGAGATTCGAGGCGGAAAGACCGACAAAGAAATTTATAAGAAACTTGAAGATGATTATGGGGAGACTGTTCTTTATGCCCCGAAGTTCGATATGCAGACTGCTGCTGTGTGGCTATCACCA CTTCTAGTTGCAGGTGCTGCTGCAGGAGTATGGGCTTACAACAAGCACAGGCAAAGGACTAATGTGCATATCATGGCTTTGAATCTTATTAGAGGGGTTCCGTTGACACCCAAAGAGAAGGAAATGATGCTCGACATCCTCACCCCTCCCCAAAGCACTAGAACACCTTCCTCCTGGTGGACGAGGTGGAGAGGTCAATGA